Proteins co-encoded in one Malus domestica chromosome 09, GDT2T_hap1 genomic window:
- the LOC114819168 gene encoding fatty acid hydroperoxide lyase, chloroplastic-like — MAFMMSTTPGIPPSPSPPTLSHQQPPASLPVRTIPGTYGWPLLGPISDRLDYFWFQGPETFFKKRTEKYKSTVFRTNVPPSFPLFVNVNPNVIAVLDCKSFSYMFDMELVEKKNVLVGDFMPSVKFTGNLRTCAYLDTSEPQHSQIKNFAMDILKRSSMTWVPELTANLSTFFDTIEADVSKDGSASYLIPLQKFMFKFLTKCLVGADPASSPKIAKSGYAMLDRWLALQLLPTVKIGVLQPLEEILLHSFAYPSFLVSGDYNQLYQFIEEHGKEVVKRGETDFGLTKEVTIHNLLFVLGFNAYGGFSVFLPSLIGKIASDTTGLQAKIVKEVRENAGSTLSFDSVKNLQLVQSVVYEALRLNPPVPLQFARARKDFQLSSHDSAFDIKKGELLCGFQQQVMRDEKVFDEPDTFKPDRFMKNKELLNYLYWSNGPQTGSPSESNKQCAAKDSVTLTATLLVAYVFQRYDSITGSGTSITALEKAK, encoded by the exons atGGCTTTCATGATGAGCACAACCCCCGGCATCCCACCGTCACCGTCACCACCAACGCTCTCTCACCAACAACCACCAGCATCTCTGCCAGTCCGTACGATCCCCGGAACGTACGGCTGGCCGCTCCTGGGCCCCATCTCGGACCGCCTGGACTACTTCTGGTTCCAGGGTCCCGAAACATTCTTCAAGAAGCGCACCGAGAAGTACAAGAGCACGGTGTTCCGCACAAATGTCCCTCCCAGCTTCCCGCTATTCGTCAACGTCAACCCCAACGTCATCGCCGTCCTCGACTGCAAGTCCTTCTCGTACATGTTCGACATggagttggtcgagaagaaGAATGTTCTTGTCGGCGACTTCATGCCGAGTGTTAAGTTCACCGGCAACTTGAGGACCTGCGCTTATCTTGATACATCCGAACCCCAACACTCCCAG ATCAAAAACTTTGCCATGGATATCTTGAAAAGAAGCTCCATGACATGGGTGCCTGAACTCACTGCCAACCTCTCAACCTTCTTTGACACAATAGAAGCAGACGTCTCCAAAGATGGGAGTGCCAGCTATTTGATCCCACTTCAGAAGTTCATGTTCAAGTTTCTCACTAAATGCTTAGTTGGAGCTGACCCGGCAAGCTCGCCCAAGATAGCGAAGTCCGGCTACGCCATGCTTGACCGGTGGCTCGCCCTCCAGCTCCTCCCCACAGTCAAGATTGGTGTGCTTCAGCCCCTGGAGGAGATTCTCCTCCATTCTTTTGCATACCCTTCTTTTCTAGTCAGTGGAGACTACAACCAGCTTTACCAGTTTATAGAAGAACATG GTAAAGAAGTGGTAAAGAGAGGTGAAACCGATTTCGGACTGACCAAAGAAGTAACAATTCACAACCTTCTCTTTGTACTTGGTTTCAATGCATATGGTGGGTTTTCTGTCTTTCTGCCAAGTTTGATAGGCAAAATAGCAAGCGACACCACCGGTTTACAAGCCAAAATAGTCAAGGAAGTCAGAGAAAACGCCGGTTCAACTTTGAGTTTCGACTCGGTGAAAAACTTGCAACTGGTTCAGTCAGTAGTGTACGAAGCCCTCCGGCTCAACCCACCGGTTCCTCTCCAATTTGCCCGAGCCAGGAAGGACTTCCAACTCAGTTCACACGACTCGGCCTTTGACATCAAGAAGGGTGAGTTGCTCTGTGGGTTTCAACAACAGGTCATGAGGGATGAGAAAGTCTTCGATGAACCGGACACGTTTAAACCGGACCGGttcatgaagaacaaagagttacTGAACTACTTGTACTGGTCCAACGGACCGCAGACCGGTTCACCAAGTGAGTCCAACAAACAGTGCGCTGCAAAGGACTCTGTGACCCTCACTGCCACTTTGCTTGTGGCATATGTATTTCAAAGATATGATTCAATCACAGGGAGCGGTACTTCAATCACAGCCCTTGAGAAGGCCAAGTGA
- the LOC114826730 gene encoding uncharacterized protein has protein sequence MRCIEVGTGLSKTVATFIMERILMSPEGQKYCCAFHDRFFVVTQALTKMLDRITTEEPSLRLLKLIVRCCMRLAEGQKDADYRNLCLPKSLKDPKVINLIADDPTSMACMRRLVQCLTTTRRAPPTDAGAEVENGHPVKTEQE, from the exons ATGCGCTGCATTGAAGTTGGCACTGGACTGTCAAAAACT GTGGCCACATTCATAATGGAGAGGATTCTGATGAGTCCTGAGGGACAGAAGTACTGCTGCGCTTTCCATGATCGTTTTTTCGTAGTCACTCAAGCTCTTACCAAGATGCTCGACAGGATTACTACAGAAGAGCCTTCCCTCCGGCTGCTTAAACTCATCGTTCGTTGCTGTATGAGGCTCGCAGAAGGCCAAAA GGACGCCGACTACAGAAATTTGTGTCTTCCTAAGAGCTTGAAGGATCCTAAAGTCATTAACCTCATCGCT GACGACCCAACATCCATGGCATGTATGAGACGACTTGTTCAGTGTCTTACAACTACGAGAAGGGCTCCTCCGACAGACGCAGGCGCGGAGGTCGAAAACGGGCACCCGGTGAAGACTGAACAGGAGTAG
- the LOC114826929 gene encoding uncharacterized protein, giving the protein MAMSPAVLKAGLVIVGLCIAGYIVGPPLYWHFMEGLAAVSHSSSSSSSACPPCTCDCSSQPLLSIPIGLSNISLADCAKHDPEVNEDTEKNFVDLLTEELKLREAEALETQQRADMALLEAKKIASQYQKEADKCSSGMETCEEAREKAEATLEAQRKQTALWELRARQRGWKEGLTKSNTQTQGNVQTV; this is encoded by the exons ATGGCGATGAGTCCGGCGGTGCTGAAGGCGGGGCTGGTGATAGTTGGGCTGTGCATAGCCGGGTACATAGTGGGGCCGCCTCTATACTGGCACTTCATGGAGGGCTTAGCCGCCGTCTCccactcttcttcttcctcctcttccgcTTGCCCTCCTTGCACCTGCGATTGCTCTTCTCAGCCTCTCCTCTCCATCCCCATTG GACTCAGCAACATTTCCCTTGCAG ACTGTGCAAAGCATGATCCAGAGGTGAATGAAGACACTGAGAAGAACTTTGTGGATCTTTTGACCGAGGAGTTGAAGCTTAGGGAAGCTGAAGCTTTGGAAACTCAGCAACGAGCTGATATGGCTCTACTAGAGGCTAAAAAGATTGCATCCCAGTATCAAAAGGAAGCAGACAAGTGCAGTTCAGGGATGGAAACATGTGAAGAAGCAAGGGAGAAAGCTGAAGCAACATTAGAGGCGCAGCGGAAACAGACAGCATTATGGGAGCTCAGGGCTCGTCAGAGAGGGTGGAAAGAAGGGCTTACAAAGTCTAACACTCAGACGCAAGGAAATGTCCAGACTGTGTAG
- the LOC114827088 gene encoding uncharacterized protein, producing MATLPESLLADQSSLPGNQAGQPASRPPQPGDGDQSRRVPVEQLILELNDDRTRENALQRLSKIREIREDLAPLLWHSFGTTFTLLKEIIAVYRLLSTPNLTQESSNRACNTLSLFQCIAAHPETREPFLRAIVPFYIYPFLNTTEKDKPHEYLRLSSLGVIGALVKACTYGIMDYI from the exons ATGGCTACTCTTCCAGAGTCTTTGTTGGCCGATCAATCGTCATTACCGGGAAACCAAGCGGGTCAACCTGCGTCCCGGCCACCCCAACCCGGTGACGGCGACCAGTCCAGAAGGGTTCCTGTGGAGCAGTTGATTCTAGAGCTTAACGATGATCGTACCCGAGAAAATGCCCTACAACGCCTCTCTAAG ATTAGGGAAATTCGTGAAGACTTGGCTCCATTACTGTGGCACTCATTTGGTACTACATTTACGCTGTTGAAG GAAATAATTGCAGTGTACCGCTTACTTTCAACCCCAAATCTTACTCAGGAATCATCAAATCGGGCATGCAATACTCTCTCTCTATTTCAG TGCATAGCTGCTCATCCTGAGACAAGAGAGCCATTCCTCCGgg CTATTGTGCCGTTCTATATTTACCCTTTCCTCAACACGACCGAAAAGGACAAGCCTCATGAATACTTAAGGCTGTCGAGCTTAGGCGTTATTGGTGCCCTTGTCAAGGCATGTACATATGGAATCATGGATTACATTTGA
- the LOC103416429 gene encoding uncharacterized protein translates to MEIPMDVIKQVQISLRKEANMSSYDPDDTPLPNLPSVEETLAELDPSPPYLRCKHCKGRLLRGVQTLTCVFCGRELCKDLPPDPINFRDTFGYRWLLQSLSLSGSEIVDLPIGTNELNRGQTARKDELSLSDLLNLEIKWTSRPEKIETDLSNETPNLPKLPDLAGVNLDNFFFEGNKDDASSSSEELFGSNTQIVSKESFQGHETLSLFENVKPFETVVQTTEGESGDSGWAASFQFAVSESLPQASGNLPQASETLPRASENLPQASEKLPQASEKLPQASENLPQASETLPQASESFPQESKSLDPFVGSTVDLSTHIDTVFGSVVDSTNEKSNHSLTGSTSMSTDWFQDDLLGVSNSGFSGGPEQFETLAEVKGGVQDNQLQTTSSKASDNKTTDKDDDSFDAWNDFTSLSSAPNLVDSSVKQNGVDWVQDNQLQTTSSKAPDNKTTDEDDDPFDAWNDFASSSNAPNVVDSSVKQSGVDWVQDNQLQTTVNKAADNKTTDPDDDSFDAWNDFTSSNNASNLADSSVKQSNNQTTPVDHTSEVNLFGAASNSGDLDFGSFLQPDLSAGAFNSSSGSTVVDGAQPEPSVLDRLADASTNKGKKSEDVAGGGDVSSARAGSKSDDVERILSQMHDLSFMLESTLSMPPKQDELHPPSKD, encoded by the exons ATGGAAATCCCGATGGATGTGATAAAGCAGGTGCAGATCTCGCTTCGGAAAGAAGCGAACATGTCGTCCTACGACCCAGACGACACGCCGTTGCCCAATCTGCCTTCGGTCGAAGAAACCCTGGCGGAGTTGGATCCATCGCCGCCGTACCTGAGGTGCAAGCATTGCAAAGGGCGGCTGCTGAGGGGCGTTCAGACGCTAACCTGCGTCTTCTGCGGCAGAGAACTCTGCAAGGACCTCCCTCCTGACCCCATCAATTTCCGGGATACTTTTGGGTACCGGTGGCTGCTCCAGTCCCTGAGCTTAAGTGGATCG GAGATAGTGGATTTACCTATTGGAACAAATGAATTAAACAGAGGACAGACTGCACGGAAGGATGAGTTAAGTCTGTCTGATCTCTTAAATCTTGAAATAAAGTGGACCTCTAGGCCAGAGAAAATTGAGACTGATCTCTCAAATGAGACCCCCAATCTGCCCAAATTACCAGATTTGGCTGGAGTCAATCTTGACAACTTTTTCTTTGAAGGAAACAAAGATGATGCTTCAAGTAGTTCTGAAGAGCTGTTTGGGTCTAACACACAGATTGTCAGTAAAGAGAGTTTCCAAGGTCATGAAACTCTTAGTTTGTTTGAGAATGTAAAGCCTTTTGAGACAGTTGTGCAGACTACTGAAGGAGAGAGTGGCGATTCTGGTTGGGCGGCAAGTTTTCAGTTTGCTGTTTCTGAATCGCTTCCTCAAGCTTCTGGAAACCTTCCTCAAGCTTCTGAAACCCTTCCTCGAGCTTCTGAAAACCTTCCTCAAGCTTCTGAAAAACTTCCTCAAGCTTCTGAAAAACTTCCTCAAGCTTCTGAAAACCTTCCTCAAGCTTCTGAAACCCTTCCTCAAGCTTCTGAAAGCTTTCCCCAAGAATCAAAATCCCTTGACCCCTTTGTGGGTTCCACGGTGGATCTTTCTACCCACATAGACACAGTATTTGGGTCTGTAGTGGACTCAACGAATGAAAAATCAAACCATAGTTTGACTGGGTCTACATCCATGTCGACCGACTGGTTTCAAGATGATCTGTTGGGCGTTTCCAACTCTGGGTTTTCTGGAGGGCCCGAACAGTTCGAAACGCTTGCGGAGGTGAAGGGTGGTGTCCAAGATAACCAATTGCAGACCACTAGCAGCAAGGCTTCTGATAATAAGACTACAGATAAAGATGATGATTCATTTGATGCTTGGAATGATTTCACAAGCTTGAGTAGTGCACCAAATCTTGTGGATAGCTCTGTAAAACAAAATGGTGTTGATTGGGTTCAAGACAACCAATTGCAGACCACTAGCAGCAAGGCTCCTGATAATAAGACCACCGATGAGGATGATGATCCATTTGATGCTTGGAATGATTTTGCAAGCTCGAGTAATGCACCAAATGTTGTGGATAGTTCTGTAAAACAAAGTGGTGTTGATTGGGTTCAAGACAACCAATTGCAGACCACTGTCAACAAGGCTGCTGATAATAAGACTACTGATCCGGATGACGATTCATTCGACGCTTGGAATGATTTTACTAGCtcaaataatgcatcaaatctTGCAGATAGTTCTGTAAAACAAAGTAATAATCAGACAACACCTGTTGATCACACTTCAGAAGTAAATTTGTTCGGCGCAGCTAGCAACTCTGGTGACTTGGATTTTGGTAGCTTTTTGCAACCAGATTTATCGGCAGGAGCATTTAACAGCTCCAGCGGTTCAACTGTAGTGGATGGAGCGCAGCCAGAGCCTTCTGTATTAGACAG GTTGGCTGATGCAAGCACAAACAAGGGAAAAAAATCTGAAGATGTGGCGGGGGGCGGAGATGTTTCCAGTGCAAGAGCAGGATCAAAATCTGACGATGTGGAGAGAATACTGTCACAGATGCATGATCTCTCGTTCATGCTCGAAAGCACTCTTTCAATGCCTCCCAAGCAAGACGAATTACATCCCCCTTCTAAAGATTGA